A genomic segment from Deltaproteobacteria bacterium encodes:
- the thiS gene encoding sulfur carrier protein ThiS, with the protein MSEPIEITVNGAVRQVSAGTTVAGLIADLGLDRTRVAVERNRDIVPRARYDDAVLRPGDAVEIVTFVGGG; encoded by the coding sequence ATGTCCGAACCCATCGAGATCACGGTCAACGGCGCGGTGCGGCAGGTTTCGGCCGGCACGACGGTCGCCGGCCTGATCGCCGATCTCGGGCTCGACCGGACGCGCGTCGCGGTCGAGCGCAACCGCGACATCGTCCCGCGCGCCCGCTACGACGACGCCGTCCTCCGCCCCGGCGACGCCGTCGAGATCGTCACCTTCGTGGGCGGTGGGTGA
- a CDS encoding thiazole synthase, whose amino-acid sequence MSHTDTWTLGNRTFTSRLIVGTGKYASIEQTRAAIEASGAEMVTVALRRVELDRSKPSVLDAIDRDRIVLLPNTAGCYTADEAIRTLRLARELGMDEFVKLEVIGDRKTLFPDNAATVEAARVLVKEGFQVLPYCTDDLVTCKKLADVGCVAVMPLAAPIGSGLGIRNPHNIRLIVEAVDVPVIVDAGVGTASDAAIALELGCTAVLMNTGIAAAKHPVQMAEAMRLAVEAGRKAYLAGRMPPRAYATASSPETGLIE is encoded by the coding sequence ATGTCTCACACCGACACCTGGACCCTCGGCAACCGAACGTTCACGTCGCGCCTCATCGTCGGCACCGGCAAGTATGCGTCCATCGAGCAGACCCGCGCGGCCATCGAGGCGTCGGGCGCCGAGATGGTCACCGTCGCCCTCCGGCGGGTCGAGCTGGATCGCTCGAAGCCGTCGGTGCTCGACGCGATCGACCGCGACCGCATCGTGCTGCTGCCGAACACCGCCGGCTGCTACACCGCCGACGAGGCGATTCGCACGCTGCGGCTGGCGCGCGAACTCGGCATGGACGAGTTCGTCAAGCTCGAGGTCATCGGCGACCGCAAGACGCTGTTTCCCGACAACGCCGCCACCGTCGAAGCCGCGCGCGTCTTGGTGAAGGAGGGCTTCCAGGTATTGCCCTATTGCACCGACGACCTCGTCACCTGCAAGAAGCTGGCGGACGTCGGCTGCGTGGCGGTCATGCCGCTGGCCGCACCGATCGGCTCCGGCCTGGGCATTCGCAACCCGCACAACATCCGCCTGATCGTCGAGGCGGTCGACGTGCCGGTGATCGTCGACGCCGGCGTCGGCACCGCGTCGGACGCGGCGATCGCGCTCGAACTCGGTTGCACCGCCGTGCTGATGAACACCGGCATCGCCGCGGCCAAACACCCGGTGCAAATGGCCGAAGCGATGCGCCTCGCGGTCGAAGCGGGGCGCAAGGCGTATCTGGCGGGCCGCATGCCGCCGCGCGCCTACGCGACGGCCTCGTCGCCGGAGACCGGACTGATCGAGTAG
- the alr gene encoding alanine racemase produces MRRRGPYNAGVTKCAAIRPTRVVVDLSAIVANAAAVAAHAGVDLYAVVKADAYGHGAVPVARALERAPGVAGLAVSLVEEGVELRDAGVAAPVLVMGPSLGGAHAEVVARGLTPVVSDPADLERFAAVGRARGAPVAVHVKLDTGMHRLGIAPEAAVGACAPRDGLVVEGICTHLASADADDPADPDSPTRRQLARFDAALAALTAAGRRPPIAHAANSAGALRFAARYDRVRPGLALYGAAAGPVSLAPALEFASAIAQVRDVPAGGRVSYGGLWTATRPTRAAVVPVGYADGYPRNLTGRADVLVAGRRCPVIGAVSMDMILVDVTDLGDAVAVGQPVILIGSDGRERISVVEFAAGAGISAYEVTCGISKRVPRTYRGGGADA; encoded by the coding sequence TTGCGCCGGCGCGGCCCCTATAATGCCGGCGTGACCAAGTGCGCGGCCATTCGCCCGACCCGCGTGGTGGTCGATCTGTCCGCGATTGTCGCGAACGCCGCGGCGGTCGCGGCGCACGCCGGCGTCGACCTGTACGCGGTGGTCAAGGCGGATGCCTACGGGCACGGAGCCGTGCCGGTCGCCCGTGCGCTCGAGCGGGCGCCTGGGGTGGCCGGCCTCGCGGTGTCCCTGGTCGAGGAGGGGGTCGAGCTGCGCGACGCGGGCGTCGCGGCGCCGGTGCTGGTGATGGGGCCGTCGCTCGGCGGGGCGCACGCCGAAGTGGTCGCGCGCGGGCTCACGCCGGTCGTGTCCGACCCGGCCGACCTCGAGCGGTTCGCTGCGGTCGGCCGCGCGCGCGGTGCGCCGGTGGCCGTGCACGTCAAGCTCGACACGGGCATGCACCGGCTCGGGATCGCGCCGGAGGCCGCGGTCGGCGCGTGCGCGCCTCGCGACGGCCTCGTCGTCGAGGGCATCTGCACGCACCTGGCCAGCGCGGACGCGGACGACCCGGCCGATCCCGACAGCCCGACGCGGCGGCAGCTGGCCCGGTTCGACGCCGCGCTCGCCGCGCTCACCGCCGCCGGCCGGCGCCCGCCGATCGCCCACGCCGCCAACAGCGCGGGGGCGCTGCGATTTGCCGCGCGGTACGACCGGGTGCGGCCCGGCCTGGCCCTGTACGGCGCGGCGGCGGGGCCGGTGTCGCTCGCGCCGGCGCTGGAGTTCGCAAGCGCGATCGCGCAGGTGCGGGACGTGCCGGCCGGCGGCCGCGTGTCGTACGGCGGCCTGTGGACCGCGACGCGCCCGACGCGCGCCGCCGTGGTCCCGGTGGGCTACGCCGACGGCTATCCCCGCAATCTCACGGGTCGCGCGGACGTGCTCGTGGCGGGGCGGCGCTGCCCGGTCATCGGAGCAGTCAGCATGGACATGATCTTGGTCGACGTCACAGACTTGGGCGATGCTGTCGCCGTGGGACAGCCCGTCATCTTGATCGGATCCGACGGACGCGAGCGCATCTCCGTCGTCGAGTTCGCGGCCGGCGCGGGGATCAGCGCATACGAGGTGACGTGCGGCATCTCCAAGCGCGTGCCGCGTACCTACCGCGGCGGAGGCGCCGATGCGTGA
- a CDS encoding Crp/Fnr family transcriptional regulator: MPLSIARADDGGAVRTEEAARVRAAIARAPMFASLPLHAIEDLTQRVKVRRVRAHGAAVSQDEPGDALFVIASGRVKVVIFGENGREVTLSLLRPGDAFGEISLFDGEPRTANVIALEPTTLLMLSRDDLLAHISRFPQTALNLLGEMANRLRRADDAIAQLALCDVNERLIRLLVSLARDEGTDAPEGVLIRRRPTQQELANMIGSCRETISRAFNQLARDGLIIPRGRALIVTDELLRRQGVDRAA; encoded by the coding sequence ATGCCGCTCAGCATCGCCCGCGCCGACGACGGCGGAGCCGTCCGCACCGAGGAAGCCGCGCGCGTTCGCGCCGCGATCGCCCGCGCCCCGATGTTCGCGTCGCTGCCGCTGCACGCGATCGAAGACCTCACCCAACGGGTGAAGGTGCGCCGCGTGCGCGCCCACGGGGCGGCGGTGTCGCAGGACGAGCCCGGCGATGCGCTGTTCGTCATCGCGTCCGGCCGGGTCAAGGTGGTCATCTTCGGCGAAAACGGCCGCGAGGTGACCCTGTCGCTGCTGCGCCCCGGGGACGCGTTCGGCGAGATCTCGTTGTTCGACGGCGAGCCGCGCACCGCCAACGTCATCGCGCTGGAGCCGACCACGCTGCTGATGCTGTCGCGCGACGACCTGCTGGCGCACATCAGCCGCTTCCCGCAGACGGCGTTGAACCTGCTCGGCGAGATGGCCAACCGGCTGCGTCGCGCCGACGACGCGATCGCGCAGCTCGCGCTGTGCGACGTCAACGAGCGCCTGATCCGCCTCCTCGTGAGCCTCGCGCGCGACGAGGGCACGGACGCGCCCGAGGGCGTGCTCATCCGCCGGCGTCCGACGCAGCAGGAACTCGCCAACATGATCGGTTCCTGCCGCGAGACGATCTCGCGGGCGTTCAACCAGCTCGCGCGCGACGGGTTGATCATCCCGCGTGGCCGCGCGCTCATCGTCACCGACGAGCTGCTGCGCCGCCAGGGAGTCGACCGGGCCGCGTGA